The Algoriphagus sp. TR-M9 genome has a window encoding:
- the sdaAB gene encoding L-serine ammonia-lyase, iron-sulfur-dependent subunit beta, with amino-acid sequence MANKSSVFDMIGPVMIGPSSSHTAGVVRIARAAIRVLGGIPDHAEITFYNSFARTYEGHGSDRAIIGGLMDFKTDDPRIKNALDIAEENGFSYKFKSIGNSSIHHPNTIKMLLRKGEQTVLVEGESLGGGVINISEVDGFVANFSAQNHTLIIKAKDISGAIAFISSVIAQEKANIATMSVSRKGKNDLACHVIEMDSGINEITLTYLKSLPWISELIYIPDIDL; translated from the coding sequence ATGGCAAATAAAAGTAGTGTTTTTGATATGATAGGACCTGTGATGATCGGGCCATCTTCTTCGCATACCGCAGGGGTAGTCAGAATAGCCAGAGCAGCCATACGAGTGCTGGGTGGTATCCCAGACCATGCTGAGATTACCTTTTATAATTCCTTTGCCCGCACCTATGAAGGGCATGGCAGTGACCGGGCTATCATCGGAGGGTTAATGGACTTTAAAACTGATGACCCCAGGATAAAAAATGCCCTGGACATCGCTGAGGAGAATGGATTTTCTTATAAATTTAAATCCATAGGTAATTCATCCATTCATCATCCCAATACTATAAAAATGTTGCTTCGAAAGGGGGAACAAACTGTGCTGGTGGAAGGTGAAAGCCTAGGAGGTGGTGTGATCAATATTTCTGAAGTAGATGGTTTTGTAGCCAACTTTTCTGCCCAAAATCACACCTTAATTATCAAAGCCAAGGATATTTCTGGAGCCATTGCATTTATTTCCAGTGTGATCGCACAGGAAAAAGCTAATATTGCCACGATGTCCGTGTCCAGAAAAGGCAAAAATGACTTAGCTTGCCATGTCATTGAGATGGACTCTGGGATCAATGAGATTACTTTAACCTATTTGAAATCCTTACCATGGATTTCAGAATTAATTTATATCCCAGATATAGACCTATAA
- a CDS encoding TolC family protein — protein sequence MKKTLLSLAFLAGLGFSSFAQETVTPTGPLDLETAVSIALENNLTLKRSELNQLSNEATLLQNQGARYPSLTAGGSTNFNWGRSINPATNLFETQRIGNINLNASSNATIFNAGRINNTIKQTKTLLEQGLYNIESTKNTITLNVINNYINVVFNQEQVKIAENQLKTTQEQLDRTIKLVEAGSLPYSDQLDLQSQLATNNVDLINAKATLNNSMLTLAQSLQIPYTPDFQIQRPELSVDDTFMISESSSTIYSTALETMPEIKAAALGVQSAEYDIKLAKAGYYPTLGIGANLGTNYVDIYEEKFADQLDFNFSQSVGIQLSIPIFSRLSNKANVQRANVQKRLAEVAELEAKNQLRQDIETAFTNALASEQSYQASLSRIESLEESFRIAKQRFELGAINSVDFQVAQNNLFSAQSQLVYDKYTYIFRVKVLDFYLGNPINLN from the coding sequence ATGAAAAAAACTTTACTGAGTTTAGCTTTTTTAGCCGGATTAGGTTTTTCCAGTTTTGCTCAAGAAACCGTTACACCTACAGGTCCGCTAGACTTGGAGACAGCCGTTTCTATAGCTTTGGAAAATAACCTGACGCTGAAAAGAAGCGAATTGAACCAACTATCAAACGAAGCCACTTTGCTCCAAAACCAAGGAGCAAGATATCCAAGTTTAACGGCCGGAGGTTCTACCAACTTCAACTGGGGTAGATCTATTAACCCGGCGACCAACTTGTTTGAAACGCAACGAATAGGGAACATCAACCTGAATGCTTCTTCCAACGCTACGATCTTCAACGCAGGCAGGATCAATAATACCATCAAACAGACCAAGACCTTATTGGAACAGGGCCTGTACAACATAGAATCTACCAAAAACACCATTACCCTGAATGTAATCAACAATTACATCAACGTGGTGTTCAATCAGGAGCAGGTCAAGATCGCAGAGAACCAGCTTAAAACCACGCAGGAACAGCTGGACAGAACCATCAAACTGGTGGAAGCCGGGTCTCTCCCCTACTCCGACCAACTGGATCTACAATCCCAGCTGGCCACCAACAATGTGGACCTGATCAATGCCAAGGCTACACTAAACAACTCCATGTTAACGTTGGCCCAGTCTCTACAGATCCCATATACCCCAGATTTTCAAATCCAAAGACCAGAGCTTTCTGTGGATGATACCTTTATGATTTCTGAGTCTTCATCTACGATTTACAGTACTGCACTGGAAACCATGCCTGAAATCAAGGCAGCGGCCCTAGGCGTACAAAGTGCCGAGTATGACATTAAGTTGGCCAAAGCCGGCTACTATCCTACTCTGGGAATAGGTGCAAATTTGGGTACAAACTATGTGGATATTTACGAGGAGAAATTTGCTGATCAGCTAGACTTTAACTTCTCCCAGTCTGTGGGGATTCAGTTGAGCATCCCTATTTTCTCCAGGTTGAGTAACAAAGCCAATGTGCAAAGAGCCAATGTGCAAAAGCGACTCGCAGAAGTAGCCGAGCTTGAAGCGAAAAACCAACTGAGACAGGATATAGAGACGGCATTTACCAATGCACTGGCTTCCGAGCAATCCTACCAAGCATCCCTAAGCAGAATAGAAAGTCTGGAGGAGTCCTTTAGAATTGCCAAGCAGAGATTTGAGCTGGGCGCTATTAATTCTGTGGACTTTCAAGTAGCCCAAAACAACCTGTTTTCGGCTCAGTCCCAACTCGTTTATGATAAATACACCTATATTTTCAGAGTAAAAGTACTTGATTTTTACCTGGGTAACCCCATTAATCTTAACTAA
- a CDS encoding efflux RND transporter periplasmic adaptor subunit, whose amino-acid sequence MANKKSNKLLYYLLGGIVVLIIFAVIAKNAGWVGGASETEVEVAKVSKNSIIEKVSASGEIQPEVEVNLSPDVAGEIIELNVEEGDSVAAGKLLVKIRPDNFISALDRTKANFNQQQANLAQSRASLQRAEAQFTQAELNFNRQKTLYEQKAISDADFEQARADYIGSEKDLEAAKQSVLASEYVVKSSQASVSEAEENLRLTNVYSPVSGIVSNLLVEQGERVVGTQQMAGTEMLTIADLSKMEVRVDVNENDIVRLSLGDTTIIDVDAYAYTGKTFKGIVTSIANTANTKASADAVTEFKVKIRILNDSYQDLVDEGKKYPFRPGMTASVEIITNSKSNALSVPLAAVTTRESKVDTLATGGTRSKELVFVNDGGRAKIKEIKTGISDFQNIEVLEGLQEGEEIISGPYFIVSKDLKAGDLVKPVEGKVSIISSN is encoded by the coding sequence ATGGCCAATAAAAAATCAAACAAACTATTGTATTACCTCCTGGGGGGAATTGTAGTTTTAATCATCTTCGCTGTAATAGCCAAAAACGCCGGCTGGGTAGGCGGAGCCAGCGAAACTGAAGTGGAAGTAGCCAAGGTTTCCAAAAACTCCATTATAGAAAAAGTAAGTGCATCAGGTGAAATCCAGCCTGAAGTAGAAGTGAACCTAAGCCCTGATGTAGCTGGAGAAATTATAGAACTGAATGTAGAGGAAGGCGATTCGGTGGCGGCTGGAAAGCTTCTGGTTAAAATCCGTCCGGATAATTTCATCTCTGCACTGGATAGAACCAAGGCAAACTTTAACCAGCAGCAGGCAAATCTGGCTCAATCCAGGGCATCTTTGCAGCGTGCTGAAGCTCAGTTTACCCAAGCAGAACTCAACTTCAACAGACAGAAAACCCTATATGAGCAAAAGGCCATTTCTGATGCAGATTTTGAGCAGGCCAGAGCAGATTACATAGGTTCGGAAAAGGACCTGGAAGCTGCTAAACAAAGCGTGTTGGCTTCTGAATATGTAGTCAAAAGTTCTCAAGCTTCTGTAAGCGAGGCCGAGGAAAACCTGCGACTGACCAATGTATATTCCCCGGTAAGCGGAATCGTATCAAACCTGCTGGTAGAGCAAGGCGAGCGTGTGGTAGGAACCCAGCAAATGGCCGGTACTGAAATGCTGACCATAGCAGACCTTTCGAAAATGGAAGTTCGTGTGGATGTTAATGAAAACGATATCGTCCGTCTTAGCTTAGGAGACACCACTATCATAGATGTGGATGCCTATGCTTACACCGGAAAAACCTTTAAGGGAATTGTCACCAGCATTGCCAATACTGCAAACACCAAAGCTTCTGCAGATGCAGTTACGGAATTCAAAGTGAAAATCAGAATCCTGAACGATTCCTACCAAGACCTAGTCGACGAAGGTAAAAAATACCCCTTCAGACCAGGTATGACTGCCTCCGTGGAAATCATCACCAACTCCAAGTCCAATGCACTTTCCGTGCCTCTAGCTGCAGTCACTACTCGGGAGAGCAAAGTAGACACCTTGGCCACAGGGGGGACCCGATCAAAAGAATTGGTATTTGTAAATGATGGTGGCAGAGCCAAAATCAAGGAAATCAAAACAGGTATCTCCGACTTCCAAAACATAGAAGTACTGGAAGGCTTGCAAGAGGGAGAGGAAATCATCTCCGGCCCTTACTTTATCGTCAGCAAAGACCTGAAAGCAGGAGATCTTGTAAAACCGGTAGAAGGGAAAGTAAGCATAATCAGCAGTAACTAA
- a CDS encoding helix-turn-helix transcriptional regulator encodes MKNSIKVERARHNMTQQDLAESVGVSRQTINSIEAGKYVPSTVLALKIARRFQIALEEIFQLEEND; translated from the coding sequence ATGAAGAATAGTATAAAAGTAGAGCGTGCCCGTCACAATATGACCCAGCAGGATTTAGCTGAAAGTGTGGGAGTATCCCGGCAGACCATCAACAGTATAGAGGCTGGCAAGTATGTGCCATCCACAGTTTTGGCACTTAAAATAGCCCGAAGGTTTCAGATAGCTCTAGAGGAGATTTTCCAATTGGAAGAAAATGATTAG
- the proC gene encoding pyrroline-5-carboxylate reductase translates to MLSNQKIAIIGCGNLGASIANGLLKKADFDPKNLILTKRQTASLADFAAQGVQVHSDNIQAAKEADLVILGVKPYNISPILNEIKPGLDSSKIIISLATGVSLAEMYGVLSDDAVAFRAMPNIAADIQESVTCICSNNASSEQVNTVSHLFDAIGFTIPIEENLMEAATVLGACGIAYVLRFMRAMIQGGIQIGFDSVTASKIVNQTVKGAAELMIQKNMHPEAAIDKVTTPKGCTIVGLNEMEHQGFSSAMVRGVIASYDKIAK, encoded by the coding sequence ATGCTTTCAAATCAAAAAATCGCCATCATAGGCTGCGGAAATCTAGGTGCATCAATAGCCAATGGCTTGCTGAAAAAGGCAGATTTTGATCCTAAAAACCTGATTCTGACGAAAAGACAAACAGCCAGTCTTGCTGATTTTGCTGCACAGGGCGTGCAGGTCCACAGCGATAATATACAAGCTGCAAAGGAGGCAGACCTGGTCATACTGGGAGTGAAGCCCTATAACATCAGCCCCATTTTGAATGAAATCAAACCAGGCTTGGATTCCAGTAAAATCATTATCTCTCTGGCCACTGGCGTGAGCTTAGCGGAAATGTATGGCGTACTTTCAGATGATGCAGTAGCCTTCAGAGCCATGCCAAATATCGCAGCGGATATTCAGGAGTCAGTGACCTGTATATGCTCCAATAATGCAAGTTCGGAACAAGTAAATACCGTAAGCCACCTCTTTGACGCGATAGGATTCACCATTCCCATTGAGGAAAATCTGATGGAGGCTGCCACGGTTTTGGGCGCCTGCGGCATAGCTTATGTGCTGAGATTCATGAGGGCTATGATTCAGGGCGGCATTCAGATTGGTTTCGATTCAGTGACGGCGAGCAAAATTGTTAACCAAACCGTAAAGGGAGCTGCAGAACTGATGATCCAAAAAAACATGCATCCAGAAGCTGCCATAGACAAGGTGACTACTCCCAAAGGCTGCACCATAGTAGGACTGAATGAAATGGAACACCAGGGCTTTAGCTCAGCCATGGTTCGAGGTGTAATCGCCAGCTATGACAAAATAGCCAAATAA
- a CDS encoding YwbE family protein, whose amino-acid sequence MLSGTKRSNIKIGSEVSIVQKHHQRSGELTEGFVKKILTSSPEHPHGIKVMLDSGEVGRVKEIVEED is encoded by the coding sequence ATGCTATCAGGAACCAAGAGAAGTAATATCAAGATAGGATCAGAAGTCTCCATAGTGCAGAAGCACCATCAGCGAAGTGGAGAACTGACAGAAGGCTTTGTCAAAAAAATCCTAACCTCCTCCCCTGAGCATCCCCATGGAATCAAAGTCATGCTGGACAGCGGAGAGGTGGGAAGAGTAAAGGAAATAGTTGAGGAAGACTGA
- a CDS encoding YehS family protein: MSNNDILRSLRYTFDFNDFQMIDIFKLAGESVERDLVANWLKRDDDPEFEEIYDRELATFLNGFIILKRGKKDGPLPVAEKKLNNNIVLRKLKIALNLKDEDMLEVLKSAGKEISKHELSAFFRKPTQSQFRPCKDQILRNFLQGLQINVRPS; encoded by the coding sequence ATGAGCAACAATGACATTCTCCGCAGTTTGCGATACACTTTTGATTTCAATGATTTTCAAATGATTGATATCTTCAAGCTGGCAGGGGAATCAGTGGAGCGCGATTTGGTGGCCAACTGGCTCAAAAGAGATGATGATCCGGAGTTTGAAGAAATTTACGATAGGGAACTGGCCACATTTCTCAATGGGTTTATTATTCTGAAACGGGGCAAAAAGGACGGTCCATTACCCGTAGCTGAGAAAAAGCTTAATAATAATATTGTGCTGCGAAAGCTGAAAATTGCCTTGAATCTCAAAGATGAGGATATGCTTGAGGTGCTCAAGTCTGCTGGCAAGGAAATCAGTAAGCATGAGCTCAGCGCTTTTTTCAGAAAACCAACGCAAAGTCAATTTAGGCCCTGCAAGGATCAAATTCTGAGAAATTTCCTACAAGGGCTGCAGATCAATGTGCGCCCTTCCTGA
- a CDS encoding VOC family protein has product MTTINPYLTFEGNCENAFNFYRAVFGGEFTFLGRFSDMPEDPNYPVSDEARNQIMHVSLPIGGDTILMGSDTGGHDSGNFNVGNNISLSITADSKEKADEFFSKLSSEGKVSMEMSSTFWGDYFGMCTDRFGINWMISFREEESASE; this is encoded by the coding sequence ATGACTACTATCAATCCATACCTGACCTTTGAGGGCAACTGTGAGAATGCCTTTAATTTCTATAGAGCTGTTTTTGGTGGGGAATTCACCTTTTTAGGTAGATTTTCAGATATGCCGGAAGATCCGAATTACCCGGTCTCTGATGAGGCCAGAAATCAGATTATGCATGTTTCCTTGCCCATAGGCGGAGACACCATCCTGATGGGTAGTGACACCGGAGGACATGATTCGGGCAATTTTAATGTGGGGAATAATATATCCCTCTCCATCACAGCCGACTCTAAGGAAAAGGCCGATGAGTTTTTTTCCAAGCTGTCCTCAGAAGGAAAGGTAAGCATGGAAATGAGCTCCACTTTCTGGGGAGATTACTTTGGGATGTGTACGGATAGATTTGGGATCAACTGGATGATCAGCTTTAGAGAAGAGGAGTCGGCTTCCGAATAA
- a CDS encoding ChbG/HpnK family deacetylase, with product MNSKKLKVLRKNTEVVISHAVKGERYMDSDIWYVLENNCFVWSGAISTSRDIPLIEKSIIVTADDIGVVEEIDIGAKLALYHGYINSLAVFVNRPNDPEGEYLKGFADSLKKHKRRGSSISLYQSSHIGLHFTITSGKPVADVSEVRSLVDSDGFFRRFHKFNIDYEDSNLIEQIKIEFDAQYERFKRVFGREPDHLTSHHDVHTFNKPLFYYFHKWSLMRGIPIRTHKFLPSSKRFLYDLLAVSPLQLDLPSIDSMNVWENEIRKEGSGAPDHTFVGHYGPVPLFGILCYRWAVKRKHRRLRKWMKEFLTTKDSKGEILIHLMKSKYKDQRDFKRAYAYLEAEYPGVEIKYFDGRVAEYKSLEEYQPWDSLNSFNLAQVRVKLV from the coding sequence GTGAATTCTAAAAAGCTTAAAGTATTGAGGAAAAATACTGAAGTGGTGATTTCTCATGCTGTAAAAGGGGAACGCTATATGGATTCCGATATTTGGTATGTGTTGGAGAATAATTGTTTTGTATGGAGTGGTGCCATAAGTACCAGTAGGGACATTCCTTTGATAGAAAAGAGTATTATTGTTACTGCCGATGACATTGGCGTGGTAGAAGAAATAGATATTGGAGCTAAGCTTGCCTTGTACCATGGTTATATCAACTCTTTGGCCGTATTTGTAAATAGACCTAATGATCCAGAAGGAGAGTATTTAAAGGGTTTTGCTGATTCATTAAAAAAACATAAGCGGAGAGGATCTTCCATCAGTCTGTATCAAAGTAGCCATATTGGTTTGCACTTTACGATCACCAGTGGAAAGCCAGTGGCAGATGTTTCAGAAGTGAGGAGCCTAGTAGACTCAGATGGGTTTTTTAGAAGGTTCCATAAGTTTAATATCGACTATGAGGACTCCAACCTGATTGAACAAATCAAAATTGAATTTGATGCACAGTATGAAAGGTTTAAACGTGTTTTTGGACGTGAACCAGATCATTTGACCTCGCATCATGATGTTCATACTTTTAATAAGCCTTTGTTTTACTATTTCCACAAGTGGTCATTAATGCGTGGTATTCCTATTAGAACCCATAAATTTTTGCCATCCAGCAAGAGGTTTTTATATGATCTTTTAGCTGTATCACCCCTTCAGTTAGATTTGCCTTCAATTGATAGCATGAATGTATGGGAAAATGAAATCAGAAAGGAAGGATCTGGAGCACCTGATCATACTTTTGTGGGACATTATGGGCCAGTACCACTTTTTGGGATTTTATGTTATCGTTGGGCTGTGAAGAGGAAACATAGGAGGTTGAGAAAGTGGATGAAGGAATTTTTAACAACTAAGGATTCCAAGGGAGAAATTCTAATTCACCTGATGAAATCTAAATATAAAGATCAGAGAGATTTTAAGAGAGCATATGCTTATCTTGAAGCAGAGTATCCGGGTGTGGAAATAAAGTATTTTGATGGAAGAGTAGCTGAATATAAGTCTTTGGAGGAGTACCAACCTTGGGACTCCTTGAATTCTTTTAATTTAGCTCAAGTTCGGGTGAAATTGGTCTGA
- a CDS encoding glucuronyl esterase domain-containing protein, translated as MKTNAILVSLLFGITGVALGQSSKIDSTKYPTPVTFTNQQDHQNMQQQLGIKVLRPGPSGDESAPNAANYDEALANPCPELPDILTTNDGSEVTSAEMWWETRRPELVDALEREVYGKLPENIPDVNWEVKITDREFVARTPVIAKQIIGHVDNSSYPLINVDINMMLVIPANAKGPVPVLMMFGRPSFPAPAQPNGEDMEILNSSFKEMMIKHDPSLQALFDKYPAYNPVTRLPGPNFFAPPVNGDSPSTEQLLAAGWGYVTLDPSSIQADNHAGITRGIIGLVNKGQPRSPEDWGALRAWAWGAARALDYLETEPMVDSKKVGIEGVSRYGKAALVTMAFEPRFATALIGSSGKGGTTLHRRVFGEAVESLTGGENYWMAGNYMKYGAEESVFGKMTGCDLPVDSHDMLALCAPRPVFVSYGIPERGDAKWLDQKGSYMAVVAAGVAYKLLGAQDLGVSNDYMKEEMPPFNTAMLGGDLAWRQHDGGHTDGPNIQHFIPWANRVLGVGK; from the coding sequence ATGAAAACCAACGCAATTCTTGTCTCACTGCTTTTTGGAATCACTGGAGTAGCTTTGGGGCAAAGCTCCAAAATAGACAGCACAAAATACCCCACGCCGGTCACTTTTACCAATCAGCAGGATCACCAAAATATGCAGCAGCAATTGGGTATAAAAGTACTGAGACCAGGGCCCAGTGGTGACGAGTCCGCCCCGAATGCCGCGAATTATGATGAGGCACTGGCGAATCCTTGTCCGGAACTGCCGGATATCTTGACTACCAATGACGGGAGTGAGGTTACCTCAGCGGAAATGTGGTGGGAAACCAGAAGGCCTGAACTTGTGGATGCCTTGGAGCGGGAAGTTTATGGCAAGCTTCCTGAAAATATCCCGGATGTAAACTGGGAGGTGAAAATCACTGATCGAGAATTTGTAGCTAGGACACCGGTAATTGCGAAGCAAATCATAGGACACGTGGACAATAGTTCCTATCCACTGATCAATGTGGATATCAATATGATGTTAGTAATACCTGCCAATGCCAAGGGACCGGTACCTGTGTTGATGATGTTTGGCAGACCCTCATTTCCGGCTCCGGCACAGCCAAATGGGGAGGATATGGAAATTTTGAATTCCTCTTTTAAGGAAATGATGATCAAACATGACCCTTCCCTTCAGGCATTGTTTGATAAATATCCGGCGTATAATCCTGTGACCAGGCTTCCAGGTCCCAATTTCTTTGCACCACCTGTAAATGGGGATTCCCCGTCTACTGAGCAGCTTTTGGCTGCTGGATGGGGGTATGTGACCTTGGATCCCAGTAGTATTCAGGCTGATAACCATGCCGGGATCACGCGTGGGATTATAGGTTTGGTGAACAAGGGGCAGCCCAGGTCTCCGGAAGATTGGGGAGCCTTACGTGCCTGGGCATGGGGAGCAGCCCGTGCTTTGGATTATTTGGAGACTGAGCCTATGGTGGACTCCAAAAAAGTGGGAATCGAAGGAGTGTCCAGGTATGGTAAAGCTGCTTTGGTGACCATGGCGTTTGAGCCAAGGTTTGCCACCGCATTGATTGGCTCCTCCGGAAAAGGGGGGACTACTTTGCATAGAAGAGTTTTTGGAGAGGCTGTAGAAAGTTTGACAGGGGGAGAAAACTATTGGATGGCAGGGAATTACATGAAATATGGTGCAGAGGAATCAGTTTTTGGCAAGATGACAGGTTGTGATTTGCCCGTGGATTCCCATGATATGCTGGCCCTTTGTGCACCTAGACCCGTATTTGTGAGTTATGGTATCCCCGAGAGAGGTGATGCCAAGTGGCTGGATCAGAAGGGAAGCTATATGGCGGTGGTAGCGGCCGGCGTAGCCTACAAGCTTTTGGGAGCTCAGGATCTGGGTGTGAGCAATGATTACATGAAAGAGGAGATGCCCCCATTCAATACAGCTATGCTGGGTGGAGACTTGGCGTGGAGGCAGCACGATGGAGGACATACGGATGGTCCTAATATACAGCACTTTATCCCCTGGGCCAATCGGGTTTTAGGTGTGGGGAAATAA
- a CDS encoding polysaccharide deacetylase family protein has translation MNTCMKYLFVLPFMLTFLVHGQTSPPDHSTELWQGKQAAVVLTYDDALNVHLDHVVPDLEARGLKGTFYLSAFFPGSKNRIQDWKKAGALGHELGNHTLYHPCDASLPGREWVSPDNDLHQYTTDQILKEIRMTNVFLESLDGQKERTFAYTCGDTATGEGSFVAAIQDDFVASRGVRGAMNRIGNINLSNVDSYGINGQTGEELIALVKEAQEKQALITFLFHGVGGEHSLNVSLEAHRELLDYLEANKDLIWTTTMLEAARHVKEHQQ, from the coding sequence ATGAACACCTGTATGAAGTATCTTTTTGTTTTGCCTTTTATGCTTACTTTTTTAGTGCACGGACAAACTTCTCCACCTGATCATTCAACTGAACTCTGGCAAGGCAAACAAGCAGCAGTAGTGCTGACCTACGATGATGCGCTCAATGTGCACCTGGACCATGTGGTGCCAGATCTGGAAGCCCGTGGACTGAAGGGGACCTTTTACTTGTCAGCGTTTTTCCCGGGTAGTAAAAACCGCATCCAAGATTGGAAAAAAGCAGGAGCTCTGGGGCATGAGCTGGGCAATCATACGCTTTATCATCCTTGTGATGCTTCACTGCCGGGTAGGGAATGGGTGTCTCCGGATAATGATTTGCATCAATACACTACGGATCAGATCTTAAAGGAAATAAGAATGACCAATGTATTTTTGGAATCCTTGGACGGTCAGAAGGAACGGACTTTTGCTTATACCTGTGGGGACACTGCCACTGGGGAAGGTTCATTTGTAGCAGCTATCCAAGATGATTTTGTGGCTTCCAGAGGAGTGCGGGGAGCGATGAATAGAATAGGAAATATCAACCTTAGCAATGTAGACAGCTATGGGATCAATGGACAAACCGGTGAAGAACTGATTGCTTTGGTCAAAGAAGCTCAGGAAAAACAAGCCTTAATTACCTTTCTTTTTCATGGGGTAGGAGGAGAACATAGCCTGAACGTCTCACTGGAAGCTCATCGCGAACTCCTGGATTATTTGGAAGCCAATAAGGATTTGATTTGGACGACGACCATGCTAGAAGCAGCCAGGCATGTAAAAGAGCATCAGCAATAA